In Musa acuminata AAA Group cultivar baxijiao chromosome BXJ3-9, Cavendish_Baxijiao_AAA, whole genome shotgun sequence, a single genomic region encodes these proteins:
- the LOC135649201 gene encoding homeobox-leucine zipper protein HOX11-like: MELGLRLGEAPAGRPFWSAEKAVTTKGGRGLGLMLGMGLRVGGGEEEQDEDGRVEEVAAAEEEGKDEGEERGSSEPPLQLNLLPLLPVPPQTSPQLRFPWATEIKTSDASMRGFDVNRAPSTEEAEEGTAAAAASSPNSTVSSFQMGFSALRCSVEMEESGGGAAALEKASSRVSDEEENGLARKKLRLSKEQSAFLEESFKEHNTLNPKQKLALAKQLNLRPRQVEVWFQNRRARTKLKQTEVDCEYLKRCCQTLTEENRRLQKEVAELRALKTSHPFYMHLPATTLSMCPSCERVATTTNSNSAAATDTAPAAADHRPNSFAALFSKPRSFSPGSQAPPAAPRQPSPVS; this comes from the exons ATGGAGCTGGGACTGAGGTTGGGGGAGGCGCCGGCGGGGAGGCCGTTCTGGTCGGCGGAGAAGGCGGTCACGACAAAGGGGGGCAGAGGGTTGGGCCTGATGCTTGGGATGGGGTTGAGGGTTGGTGGCGGCGAAGAGGAACAGGACGAGGATGGAAGGGTGGAAGAGGTGGCGGCGGCTGAAGAGGAGGGGAAAGACGAGGGGGAGGAAAGAGGTTCTTCTGAGCCACCGCTGCAGCTTAACCTTCTTCCTCTCCTGCCCGTTCCCCCGCAGACTTCTCCTCAGCTCCGGTTCCCATGGGCGACTGAAATCA AAACTTCGGATGCTTCGATGAGGGGGTTCGATGTGAACCGGGCGCCATCCacggaggaggcggaggaagggacggcggcagcggcggcgtcgTCTCCGAACAGCACGGTCTCGTCCTTCCAGATGGGCTTCTCCGCCCTGCGATGCAGCGTTGAAATGGAAGAAAGCGGAGGAGGAGCGGCGGCGCTGGAGAAGGCGTCGTCCAGGGTGAGCGACGAAGAGGAGAATGGGCTGGCCAGGAAGAAGCTCCGCCTCTCCAAGGAGCAGTCCGCCTTTCTGGAGGAGAGCTTCAAGGAGCACAACACCCTCAACCCG AAGCAGAAGCTCGCTCTGGCCAAGCAGCTCAACCTGCGGCCTCGACAAGTGGAAGTCTGGTTTCAGAACAGAAGAGCCAG GACGAAGCTGAAGCAGACGGAAGTGGACTGCGAGTACCTGAAGCGTTGCTGCCAGACGCTGACGGAGGAAAACCGCCGCCTCCAAAAGGAGGTGGCGGAGCTGAGGGCCCTCAAGACCTCCCACCCTTTCTACATGCACCTCCCGGCCACCACCCTGTCCATGTGCCCTTCCTGCGAGCGCGTCGCCACCACCACCAACTCCAACTCCGCCGCCGCCACTGACACTGCCCCTGCCGCAGCAGACCACCGGCCCAACTCCTTCGCTGCCCTCTTCTCGAAGCCTCGCTCCTTTTCCCCGGGCTCACAGGCCCCTCCTGCGGCGCCTCGCCAGCCGTCGCCGGTTTCCTGA